The window AAGACCGGATTCGAGAGTGCATCGAGTCCGTCTTCGATGCCTGTCGGGACGTCGATGGGTTCGAGGTCATCCTCGTCGATTCGAATTCGACCGACCGGACAGTTGAGTACGCGACGGAGTATCCGATTACGGTCCTTCGGATACCCTCCGATGACCTGACCACGCCCAGCGCGGGGCGCTACGTCGGCACACACGTTGCCAGCGCCGAGCGGATCCTCTTCGTCGATGGGGATATGGAGTTGACCGAGACGTGGCTCCCTGAGGCGATGGCATATCTGGCGGCCCACGATGACGTCGCTGCGGTCGAAGGCTGTCTCAATAACTCGACGCAGACGGGTATCTCGGAAGCCGACAAGCTCGGCGGTGCCATGCTCTCGGATGCCGAAGCCCTCGACGAGATCGGTGGGTTCGACCCGTACCTCCGCAGCAACGAGGATATCGACGTGGGGTTTCGACTCAGGGCGGCCGGCTATCGACTGGTTCGTCTCCCGGAGGTATCGGTGATACATCCCGAGGACGATACGATATCCGAACCCATCCGCCGCTGGGGGCATGGATACTACATCGGCCAGGGCCAGATACTTCGGAGCCGGCTCGATTCGCCAACGATACTGAGATGGCAACTCCGGCGGCAGCGGTACAAACTGGGGCTTCTGGCCTGGCTTTCTGCGGGTGTCGTTTCGCTGTTCGTCGCGCCGCTGCTGTTGCTGTGGACGCTACTGTCCCTGCTCGGATTCGGTATCGTCGCCTCCAGACGGGGGGTGATGCGGTCGGTTACCATCCTCACCGCGAAAACGCTCGGAATTGCTGGGCTGTTTATCGGCCTGACTCGACCGATACCGCCAGCCGAGGAATACCCGCTTTCGGCAGTCGAGGTGGTCGCAACTGGTCGGACGCTCGCGGGACCAGCGCGGAACGGGGAGGGAACCGGGGATGAGGACGGGTCCCCGGAAGGAGAAACGACTGCCGGGGACGAGAAATACGCCGCTGGAAACCGGGACGATGACGCCGGTAAATCGGTGGATAACTAAGCAAATTCGGAAACTCCCCGAGGCCATGACCGGAGTGATCTCGTAGTGGGGTCCGTCGTCTTCTCCATCGATGCGGAACTCGGCTGGGGTTTTCACGACTACTCCAACCCGCCGACCGACCGCATCGAATCCGCTCGTCCCGGATGGAAGACGCTCCTCGAAATCTTCGAAACGTACAACGTGCCCGCGACGTGGGCCGTCGTCGGCCATCTCCTTCTGGAGGACTGCAATGGCATCCACGCCGACCATCCGGCCGTCGACGGCTGGTTCGCCCGCGAGCGCGGCGCGTGGCGCGACCGGCGGGACCTCCGGTTCGGTCCCGACCTCGTCGAAGCCATCGCCGAAGCCGACGCCGGCCACGAAATCGGCTGCCATTCCTTCTCGCACGTTCTCTTCGACGACCCCCGAACCACCCGCGATATCGCGCGGGCCGAACTGGAAACCGCCATCGAGGTCGCCCGGACGTTCGACATCGAGTACGAATCGTTCGTCTTCCCGCGGAACGCGGTCGGCCACCGGGAGTTGCTCGCCGAAACCGGGTTTTCCTGTTATCGCGGGGCGGCCGACCCACCCGAGAGCCGCCTGCGCCGGCCCTTAGAGAAACTCTTGGCGACTATCGACCCCCAACGCGTCGAACTGGTCGAACCGACCGTGGACAAGCACGGCCTCGTAGACGTGCCGCCGTCGCTTTTCTGTTTCAGGTTCGAAGGAATGCCCCGCGCCGTCGTCGAGACGCTCGCCGAGGACCCCATCGTCCGGCAGGCCAAACACGCCATCGACCGTGCCAGCCGCACCGACGGGGTCTTCCACGCGTGGCTTCACCCGAACAACCTCCAGGCCGAGCGGGATGCCCGGCGGATGGAATCGATTATCGCATACGCGGCCGAAAAACAAGCGACGTCGGACCTGCGGATAGAGACGATGGCCGACGTCGCAGAACGGGCGCAGTAGCGGTAAGCTATCCAGCGACTACCCACCCGAATCGACGGCGAACTCGTAGGGGATGGGCAACTGGTCGAGGATGCCGACGATTTCGTCGACGTCGAGGGCGCCGGTCAAAATAGCGGCACCGCCGTATCCCGCGGCCCCGACCACCGGGACGACGACGAGTGCCAGAACGTCGCTCGTAATCAGGCTATCGACGGCGAAAATGAGCAGGCCGGCGGTGACGGCGGTCGCGCCGATACGGACCGGCCGAATGTCGACGAGCGGGTCGTAGCCGATACGTCTGGCGGCCCACACGAGCAGCCCGAACATCGACCCGTAGGCGATGCTGGTGGCGACTGCGGCGCCGTTCATCCCGAATCGGGGGATGAGCGTCGCGTTCAGGGCGACGTTGAGCAACGCGGCGATGCTGACGGCGGCGATGAGCGTCTTCAGTTCTCCCGAGCCCTGACAGATGGCCTGTAGCGGGCGGGCGACCGCGAAACCGACCGCCCCCGGAAGCAACAGGAGAAGCGGCACCGTCGCCACCGTGAACGGGTCGCCGTAGTACAGCGGCACCACGCGGTCCGCGAGCGTGGCGAGACCGATGGCCATCAGAACCACTAGCAGGGCGGTATAGCGGGTGATTCGCCCGGAGAGTTCGGTTATCTGCTCCCGTTTGTCCTCGCTCCAGAGGTTCGAACTCGAATGGAGGAGGAGGGTCTGCAGGAGGATGGGGACGATCCAGATGTACTCCGCCAGCGACAGCGCCGCCTTGTAGTAGCCGGTCGCCTCGTCGCCGACGAGCGTCCTGACCATGACGACGTCGACGTGGAACAGCGACATCACCAGCAGGACCAGCACGATGTTGAGGCCGTTGAAGGAGAGAAACTCCCGGTACGGCACCCTCCCCGGCAACGTGAACAGCCGTCGAATCGAGATGCGTCGAAGGATGACAGTGCCCGCGATGAGCGCGACGAGGGCGTTGGCGACGATGTGGCCGACGAGCATGCCGAACACGCTGAAGCCGGCGAGAACGAGGCCGATGCCCAGCCCGACCGTGACCGTCTTCTTGAGGACGCCGAGTGGGCCCTTGATGTGTTCGAGGCCGAACCCGAGGACGGTGTGCATCGAGAGGCCGCGGAACTGGCCGACGAAGACGAACCCGGCGAGCACGTAGAAGTAGGTGGTAAAGCCCTCCCCGAAGAGGGCCGCGAAGCCGAGGCTGGTGAACGTCACGAGGACGATGACGCCGAGAACCGCCATACAGAACGCCAACACGAGGTAAAACTGGATGACGCGTTCGACCCACCCATCCTCGTCGCGTTCCTCGGCGACGAACTTCTGTACTCCCTCGGTGATGGCCGCGCTGATGGGAATCATATACAGCGAGTAAATCGAGAGCAACACGGCGTAGTCGCCGTAGTTGCCGGGGCCAAGCAGGCGGACGATAATCGGCGTCGAAATCACGGCGATAAGGGTCGCCAGCACCTTCGGCCCCAGCAGCGAGAGGAACCGACGGAAGAGCCGTGCGGTCCCGTTCATCGGTCCTGTGGCTCGGTGAGGCCCGGACGGGTCGGACGATGTCGCCCCGAGACGTTGGCGGGTGGCAGCAACGCGGGGCGAGGGCTATCCGTCCGGTCCGCCGTGGTGTGGGTGGGTGCTACCTGCTTCATCGTGGGTCGTCGTCCCGAGCGCGCCGCGTGCGCTCGTGATTCGTCGGTCCGAACGGTCCCGTTCGGGGTGTCGTCGCCGTTGGTCGTCCCGTTCTCCGTCGTTTCCGATTGGCCGTCCGACCGGGGCCACCCCCCGAAGCGGGCCGCCGTTCTCACCGTTCCTTCGAGAGGCTCTGGTTTTGGCGCGCGTGGTTAGCCGTGGCCAGGATATCCAGCAGGCAGTTCAGATGCCGGATATCGTGGTCGGGAGCGGATCGTTCGTCGACCGGTTCGATGTCGGTGTATCGGCCGCGGCGGACCCGGACTGTCGTCATCCCGAGGTCGTTGGGGGCGCGGAAGTCGCTCCGCGGGTCGTCGCCGACGTAGACGGCCGCCCGCGGAGACACCGACAGATTCGAGAGGACGTGCTCGAAGACGGTCGAATCCGTCTTCGAGCGACCGAGGTTCGGCGTGACGAGCACCTCGTCGAAGTACTCGCGAATGCCGAGTCGACGGAGTTTCGTGTGGCCCTCCCGGCCGTCGGTGATACAGCCGAGCTGGTAGTCCCCGTCGAGTTCGGACAGCACCGACTCGGTTTCGGGGTAGGGTTCGAGCGGGTCGGTGGCGCCGTGGTAGGCCTCGACCAGTTCGTCGACCAGTTCCGGTGCGAGGCCGTGGCGGTCGACCAGCGTATCGAAGGTGCCCTCGGAGAGGTCGTCCTCGAAGTAGATGTCGTACAGTTCCGCGTGGTACTGTCGACCGGTGAGCGCTTCGAGGTAATCGCCGGCCTCGTCGAGGCCGGCTTTCGCGTACCGAAGGTAATCGTAGAGCGTGTCGTCGAGGTCGAAACAGACGGCGTCGATTGTCATTGTGTCAGGTGCACCTCCTCGGGTTCGGAATCGACGTGGAACGTTCGCCCATCGGGCGACCGGAAGAGTTCCTGCCAGTAGCGGACCATATGCGTGCCCCACGCGATATCGACCGCCGGCAGTGACTCCCCGAGAGCGTGTTTCACGCCGAGATACGGCATGTTCGCCCCGGCGCCGACACACATGACGATGGTCCCGGCGACGCGGGGGTTGATTTCGATTACTTTCGGTTCGCCATCGGCGTCGTACTTGAACTGGATGTTGACGTTGTACTCCAGGCCGAGACTTCGACTGATGTCGGCGGCCTCGGCGATGAGGTCCTCGCGCTGCTCGACGGTTCCCTCGAAAGTGATGCCCGCGCGGGTTCGCGACCGGGAGCGCGGGACGACCGGGCCGACGCTGTCGCCCATCGCGAGGACGTCGACGCTGTATTCCTCGCCGGGCAGGTACTCCATGACGGCCAACTCCGGGAACTCCTCGGCCGACGAGAGGACCGGCAGGACCTCATCCAGCGTCGTGACGGCGCTGTTGGGCTTTTCCTCAAGTAGGCGCGTCAGTCGGTCGGTCCGCTCGTCGAGGACGCGGAATCCGCGCATTCCGCTGGCGACGGGCGGCTTGAAACAGACCGGCCGCTCGGGGTAGCCGAGTTCCTCGACGGCCGCGACGAACTCGGCTTCGGTGTCGACGCGGTGGTAGGCCGGCGCCGACTCGAAGCCCTCCTCGGCGAGGAACCCGTAGAGTTTCCCCTTGTCGTTAGCGACGTCGAGGACATCGGGGTCCGAGACCATGATGGTGGCCTCGAAGGCGTCGCGGTTGGCCGCGAGCGGCTCGATTTCGTCCGTCGTCAGCGGGAGGATGACGTCGGCGTCGACCCGGTCGGCGACTTCGGCCATCCGGGGGATGTACGCCTCGTCGGTGCCTGCGGGAACGATGTAACTCTCGTCGACGAGCGCGAACCCGTAGGCTTCCGAATCCATGTCGACGCCGACGATTCGGACGTCCCGTTCGTCGGTCGCCCGGAGGCTCCTGACGATGCCGGAGGCGCCGGGTGCGCCGGCGCCGGTCATCAGGACCGTCAGTTCGCCGTCCGCCGATTGTGATGTGTTTCGGCTCATCTATTGCTCCGTGGGCATGATGCTTTCTGCGGCGTTGCTCGTTTCGTCGCGGGCGTCGGTTCCGTCCGCAGTCGCGTCCGTGTCGGCACCGGTGG of the Natronomonas halophila genome contains:
- a CDS encoding HAD family hydrolase — encoded protein: MTIDAVCFDLDDTLYDYLRYAKAGLDEAGDYLEALTGRQYHAELYDIYFEDDLSEGTFDTLVDRHGLAPELVDELVEAYHGATDPLEPYPETESVLSELDGDYQLGCITDGREGHTKLRRLGIREYFDEVLVTPNLGRSKTDSTVFEHVLSNLSVSPRAAVYVGDDPRSDFRAPNDLGMTTVRVRRGRYTDIEPVDERSAPDHDIRHLNCLLDILATANHARQNQSLSKER
- a CDS encoding ATP-grasp domain-containing protein, whose amino-acid sequence is MSRNTSQSADGELTVLMTGAGAPGASGIVRSLRATDERDVRIVGVDMDSEAYGFALVDESYIVPAGTDEAYIPRMAEVADRVDADVILPLTTDEIEPLAANRDAFEATIMVSDPDVLDVANDKGKLYGFLAEEGFESAPAYHRVDTEAEFVAAVEELGYPERPVCFKPPVASGMRGFRVLDERTDRLTRLLEEKPNSAVTTLDEVLPVLSSAEEFPELAVMEYLPGEEYSVDVLAMGDSVGPVVPRSRSRTRAGITFEGTVEQREDLIAEAADISRSLGLEYNVNIQFKYDADGEPKVIEINPRVAGTIVMCVGAGANMPYLGVKHALGESLPAVDIAWGTHMVRYWQELFRSPDGRTFHVDSEPEEVHLTQ
- a CDS encoding glycosyltransferase, with product MTISELADHDGDAAPQLSVVIIAYNEEDRIRECIESVFDACRDVDGFEVILVDSNSTDRTVEYATEYPITVLRIPSDDLTTPSAGRYVGTHVASAERILFVDGDMELTETWLPEAMAYLAAHDDVAAVEGCLNNSTQTGISEADKLGGAMLSDAEALDEIGGFDPYLRSNEDIDVGFRLRAAGYRLVRLPEVSVIHPEDDTISEPIRRWGHGYYIGQGQILRSRLDSPTILRWQLRRQRYKLGLLAWLSAGVVSLFVAPLLLLWTLLSLLGFGIVASRRGVMRSVTILTAKTLGIAGLFIGLTRPIPPAEEYPLSAVEVVATGRTLAGPARNGEGTGDEDGSPEGETTAGDEKYAAGNRDDDAGKSVDN
- a CDS encoding flippase, giving the protein MNGTARLFRRFLSLLGPKVLATLIAVISTPIIVRLLGPGNYGDYAVLLSIYSLYMIPISAAITEGVQKFVAEERDEDGWVERVIQFYLVLAFCMAVLGVIVLVTFTSLGFAALFGEGFTTYFYVLAGFVFVGQFRGLSMHTVLGFGLEHIKGPLGVLKKTVTVGLGIGLVLAGFSVFGMLVGHIVANALVALIAGTVILRRISIRRLFTLPGRVPYREFLSFNGLNIVLVLLVMSLFHVDVVMVRTLVGDEATGYYKAALSLAEYIWIVPILLQTLLLHSSSNLWSEDKREQITELSGRITRYTALLVVLMAIGLATLADRVVPLYYGDPFTVATVPLLLLLPGAVGFAVARPLQAICQGSGELKTLIAAVSIAALLNVALNATLIPRFGMNGAAVATSIAYGSMFGLLVWAARRIGYDPLVDIRPVRIGATAVTAGLLIFAVDSLITSDVLALVVVPVVGAAGYGGAAILTGALDVDEIVGILDQLPIPYEFAVDSGG
- a CDS encoding polysaccharide deacetylase family protein, with product MGSVVFSIDAELGWGFHDYSNPPTDRIESARPGWKTLLEIFETYNVPATWAVVGHLLLEDCNGIHADHPAVDGWFARERGAWRDRRDLRFGPDLVEAIAEADAGHEIGCHSFSHVLFDDPRTTRDIARAELETAIEVARTFDIEYESFVFPRNAVGHRELLAETGFSCYRGAADPPESRLRRPLEKLLATIDPQRVELVEPTVDKHGLVDVPPSLFCFRFEGMPRAVVETLAEDPIVRQAKHAIDRASRTDGVFHAWLHPNNLQAERDARRMESIIAYAAEKQATSDLRIETMADVAERAQ